A genome region from Alkalimarinus coralli includes the following:
- a CDS encoding pyridoxal phosphate-dependent aminotransferase — MDVQLSNRVQQIKPSPTLAVTNKAAELRAAGQDIIGLGAGEPDFDTPSHIKDAAIAAINEGKTKYTAVDGTPSLKAAIINKFKRDNNLSYEPAQILVSSGGKQSFFNLALALLNPGDEVIIPAPYWVSYPDMVLVAEGTPVVIETSQEQRFKITAEQLENAITPKTKLVVLNSPSNPTGVAYSRQELSEIASVLKKHPNIYIATDDMYEHIIWGDEPFCNIVNTCPELYDRTFVLNGVSKAYSMTGWRIGYAAGPQKVIAAMKKIQSQSTSNPASISQAAAEAALNGPQDCVASMVSEFKKRHDYLVDALNEIPGVSCIDGDGTFYVFPSFQGAIDATEGVSTDVELAEQLLSTVGVALVPGSAFGTPGHMRLSFATSMEVLESAIERIKKALG; from the coding sequence TTGGACGTTCAACTTTCTAATCGTGTACAACAAATCAAACCTTCTCCTACTCTTGCAGTAACGAACAAAGCAGCCGAATTACGGGCAGCGGGACAAGATATTATTGGTCTTGGTGCAGGCGAGCCTGACTTTGACACCCCTAGCCATATTAAAGACGCCGCTATTGCAGCAATTAATGAAGGTAAAACCAAATACACAGCAGTTGACGGTACACCAAGCCTTAAAGCAGCAATTATTAACAAGTTTAAGCGCGACAATAACCTTTCTTATGAGCCCGCCCAGATTTTGGTTTCGTCTGGCGGCAAGCAAAGCTTTTTCAATCTCGCCCTAGCGCTTTTGAACCCGGGCGATGAAGTAATAATCCCTGCCCCGTACTGGGTTTCTTACCCAGACATGGTTCTTGTTGCAGAAGGCACCCCTGTCGTTATTGAAACCTCGCAGGAACAGAGATTTAAAATAACAGCTGAGCAGTTAGAAAACGCCATTACCCCAAAGACTAAACTTGTTGTGCTTAACAGCCCTTCAAACCCAACAGGCGTTGCCTATTCGCGACAGGAGCTAAGCGAAATTGCGAGCGTACTGAAAAAGCATCCCAACATCTATATCGCAACTGATGATATGTACGAGCACATCATCTGGGGCGATGAACCATTTTGCAATATTGTAAACACGTGCCCAGAGCTTTACGACAGAACATTCGTATTAAACGGTGTATCAAAGGCTTACTCAATGACAGGCTGGCGCATAGGATATGCTGCCGGCCCACAAAAAGTCATTGCAGCAATGAAGAAAATTCAATCCCAGAGCACCTCTAACCCAGCCTCTATTTCACAGGCAGCAGCAGAAGCGGCTTTAAATGGCCCACAGGACTGTGTCGCCTCAATGGTTAGCGAGTTTAAAAAGCGGCATGATTACCTTGTTGATGCTCTTAATGAAATACCTGGCGTCAGCTGTATTGACGGAGACGGAACATTTTATGTTTTCCCGAGCTTTCAGGGCGCTATCGATGCAACAGAAGGCGTATCAACCGATGTAGAGCTTGCCGAGCAACTACTTTCTACTGTAGGAGTTGCTCTGGTGCCAGGGTCTGCTTTTGGCACACCTGGGCATATGCGACTGAGCTTTGCTACCAGCATGGAAGTGCTTGAGTCTGCTATCGAAAGAATCAAAAAAGCGCTAGGGTAA
- the uvrB gene encoding excinuclease ABC subunit UvrB: MTKEFKVHSNFKPSGDQPDAIKDLVEGIEAGLSHQTLLGVTGSGKTFTIANVIAAVKRPTIIMAHNKTLAAQLYGEFKEFFPENAVEYFVSYYDYYQPEAYVPSSDTFIQKDAAVNEHIEQMRLSATKALLEREDAIIVATVSAIYGLGDPNSYLKMMLHLDRGDRIDQRKIVSRLADLQYTRNDVELHRATYRVRGDVIDIYPAESEKEAVRIELFDDEVESLAHFDPLTGEVLRRVPRITIYPKSHYVTPRQKILDAIEDIKLELAERLAQLKGNNKLVEAQRLEERTRYDIEMMNELGYCNGIENYSRYLSGRGNGEAPPTLFDYLPANAMLVVDESHVTVSQIGGMYRGDRSRKETLVEYGFRLPSALDNRPMRFDEWERISPQTVFVSATPGDYEAEHSGRTVEQLVRPTGLLDPLIEVRPATTQVDDLLSEIHKRVSSGDRILVTTLTKRMAEDLTDFLMEHGVRVRYLHSDIDTVERVEIIRDLRLGEFDVLVGINLLREGLDMPEVSLVAILDADKEGFLRSERSLVQTIGRAARNLNGAAILYADKITGSMRRAIDETERRRKVQQEFNAKHGITPKGLDKKVTDIMEGAVIPGRKVGPSKKVAEKGARYSVDIKSRTPEELSKEISRLEDEMYRAASDLDFEKAAQLRDDVAALKEAVLGHR, encoded by the coding sequence ATGACGAAAGAATTTAAAGTACACTCGAATTTTAAGCCGTCAGGAGATCAGCCTGATGCAATAAAAGATCTGGTTGAAGGTATTGAGGCAGGGCTTTCACATCAAACCCTATTGGGCGTTACCGGCTCAGGTAAAACATTTACCATTGCAAATGTTATCGCTGCGGTTAAGCGGCCGACGATAATTATGGCGCACAATAAGACGCTTGCTGCCCAGCTGTATGGGGAGTTCAAAGAGTTTTTCCCTGAAAATGCAGTCGAGTACTTCGTTTCATATTACGACTATTATCAACCTGAAGCCTATGTTCCATCTTCAGATACATTTATACAAAAAGATGCTGCGGTTAACGAACATATTGAACAGATGCGGCTATCTGCGACCAAGGCATTGCTAGAAAGAGAGGACGCAATAATCGTTGCGACTGTATCAGCAATCTATGGCCTGGGTGATCCTAACTCTTACCTGAAAATGATGCTTCACCTCGATCGGGGTGACAGAATTGATCAGCGCAAGATAGTGAGTCGCTTGGCTGATTTGCAATACACGCGCAACGATGTTGAGCTCCATCGAGCAACCTATCGTGTGCGTGGGGACGTGATTGATATATATCCTGCTGAGTCAGAGAAAGAGGCTGTGCGCATTGAGCTATTCGATGACGAAGTTGAGAGTCTTGCGCATTTTGACCCATTAACTGGTGAGGTTCTGCGGCGAGTACCCCGTATTACTATTTACCCCAAGTCTCATTACGTTACTCCACGGCAAAAAATTCTTGACGCAATAGAGGATATTAAGCTTGAACTTGCAGAGCGATTAGCTCAGTTGAAAGGTAACAATAAGCTTGTCGAAGCCCAGAGACTGGAAGAGCGAACCCGCTATGATATTGAGATGATGAATGAGTTGGGCTACTGCAACGGTATCGAAAACTACTCAAGATACCTCTCTGGCCGTGGGAATGGGGAGGCACCGCCAACCTTGTTTGATTACCTTCCGGCGAACGCTATGTTGGTTGTTGACGAATCCCATGTAACGGTTTCTCAAATAGGAGGGATGTATCGAGGGGATCGGTCGCGAAAGGAAACTTTGGTCGAATATGGATTTAGGTTGCCGTCGGCTTTGGATAATAGACCTATGCGTTTCGATGAGTGGGAGAGAATTTCGCCGCAAACGGTTTTTGTGTCAGCGACACCGGGGGACTATGAGGCTGAGCACTCAGGTAGAACGGTTGAGCAGCTCGTGAGGCCTACCGGTCTTTTAGATCCATTGATTGAAGTCCGGCCAGCGACGACCCAGGTTGATGACTTACTCTCAGAGATCCACAAACGTGTGTCCAGCGGTGACCGTATTCTGGTAACTACGTTAACCAAACGAATGGCTGAAGATTTGACCGATTTTCTAATGGAGCACGGTGTACGTGTTCGATATCTCCACTCTGATATAGATACGGTAGAGCGGGTTGAAATTATTCGCGACCTGAGGTTGGGGGAGTTTGATGTACTTGTTGGGATTAACCTGCTCAGAGAGGGGCTGGATATGCCCGAGGTATCATTGGTTGCGATACTCGATGCCGATAAAGAAGGATTTTTACGCTCAGAGCGCTCCCTGGTTCAAACCATTGGCCGTGCGGCGAGAAACTTAAATGGAGCGGCAATACTGTATGCAGATAAAATAACAGGGTCTATGCGGCGCGCCATTGATGAAACGGAGCGAAGACGAAAAGTTCAGCAAGAATTTAACGCCAAGCACGGAATTACGCCAAAAGGCCTTGATAAAAAGGTTACGGACATAATGGAAGGGGCTGTGATACCAGGCCGTAAGGTAGGGCCATCTAAAAAGGTTGCTGAAAAGGGTGCGCGTTATAGTGTTGATATTAAGTCCAGAACGCCGGAAGAACTGTCGAAAGAAATTTCGAGGCTGGAAGATGAAATGTACCGTGCCGCAAGTGACCTGGATTTTGAAAAAGCAGCTCAGTTGAGAGATGACGTGGCCGCCTTGAAAGAGGCTGTTTTAGGTCACAGATAG
- a CDS encoding cation diffusion facilitator family transporter: MHNHDIAHQTPTHDNKSATFQKQAQKVTLIGMVIDISLGVLKILFGFVSHSYALIADGLHSFSDALTDVLVIAITKYSRLEPDEDHPYGHERFETLGTVFLGCLLVAVAGAMAWDSVMRLISQSVIEIPTWPALVVAFISILAKELIFRYTYHIGKQVKSDLIIANAWHSRTDALSSIVVFIGIAGAMSGISWLDTTAAIIVALMIAKVGWDLSWDSIKELVDTALSAEETNELREFIKETPGIKNVHELRSRHMGPDVIVDVHLQVRPSISVSEGHQIGLHVTRRLKKQYSHIRDVTFHIDAEDDDHNGEHATSASLPLRDEVIKTLKHAWQGLISIENEQKINLHYLNNKVSVELFINASSKTPPNLINKLRESAAGIPWLGDLTLWHSNT, from the coding sequence ATGCACAATCACGACATAGCTCACCAAACGCCAACTCACGACAATAAGTCAGCGACGTTTCAGAAGCAGGCCCAAAAGGTGACGTTGATTGGCATGGTAATCGATATCTCTTTAGGCGTACTGAAAATACTATTTGGTTTCGTATCACATTCATACGCCCTTATTGCCGATGGCCTTCATTCGTTCTCTGATGCGCTAACCGATGTGCTGGTCATTGCAATTACAAAATATTCTCGTTTGGAACCGGATGAGGATCATCCGTATGGCCACGAACGGTTTGAGACCCTCGGCACAGTCTTTCTCGGCTGCCTATTGGTCGCTGTAGCAGGCGCAATGGCTTGGGATAGTGTTATGCGATTGATTTCTCAAAGCGTAATAGAAATACCCACTTGGCCTGCATTGGTGGTCGCCTTCATATCAATACTCGCGAAAGAGCTGATTTTTAGATACACGTACCATATCGGAAAACAAGTTAAGTCAGATTTAATCATTGCAAACGCGTGGCATAGCCGCACAGATGCCCTTTCTTCCATTGTTGTTTTTATTGGAATAGCAGGCGCAATGAGCGGCATTAGCTGGCTAGATACTACGGCCGCGATTATTGTTGCCCTAATGATAGCTAAAGTAGGGTGGGATTTGTCGTGGGATAGTATTAAGGAGCTTGTAGATACCGCGCTGTCAGCCGAAGAAACCAACGAGTTACGAGAGTTTATTAAAGAAACACCGGGCATTAAAAATGTCCATGAGCTTCGCAGCCGCCACATGGGCCCAGACGTTATAGTTGATGTCCATTTGCAGGTTCGTCCCTCAATAAGTGTATCAGAAGGGCATCAAATTGGGTTACACGTAACTCGCCGCCTAAAAAAACAGTATTCTCACATTAGAGACGTTACATTTCATATTGATGCAGAGGATGACGATCATAATGGAGAACATGCTACCTCTGCATCTTTACCATTGAGAGATGAAGTCATAAAAACCCTGAAGCATGCCTGGCAAGGTCTGATTTCTATTGAGAACGAACAGAAAATTAACCTTCATTACCTTAACAACAAGGTATCCGTAGAACTTTTCATTAACGCCAGTAGCAAAACACCACCTAACTTGATCAATAAATTAAGAGAGTCAGCCGCTGGGATTCCATGGTTAGGTGACTTGACCCTATGGCACTCCAATACCTGA
- a CDS encoding PilZ domain-containing protein, translating to MKSSPEKRKHPRIKVSYDVEIVHPAKGWRRFQTRDISNTGIFIVGDTSWSALEKGQIVRVKIETADFFEPMNLDMRVVRHTVDGNGLSFV from the coding sequence ATGAAGTCCAGCCCAGAAAAACGTAAACACCCAAGAATAAAAGTGTCTTATGATGTGGAAATTGTGCACCCCGCCAAAGGGTGGAGGCGCTTTCAAACTCGTGATATCTCAAATACAGGGATATTTATAGTGGGTGACACATCATGGAGTGCTCTTGAAAAAGGCCAGATTGTTCGAGTGAAAATCGAGACAGCAGACTTTTTTGAACCTATGAATCTAGACATGAGAGTTGTCAGGCACACAGTGGATGGTAATGGATTGTCATTTGTATAG
- a CDS encoding quinone-dependent dihydroorotate dehydrogenase produces the protein MAYKLVRNLLFQLSPEVAHEASLDLISASERMGILRPFIKPPQIEPIEVMGVTFNNPVGLAAGLDKNGDHIDGLAALGFGSIEIGTVTPRPQPGNPKPRLFRIKEREAIINRMGFNNLGVDYLIENVKNARYKGVLGINVGKNFDTPVEQATNDYLIGIRKVYPFATYITVNVSSPNTPGLRDLQFGDSLKQLLEAIKEEQQKLSIEHGKLVPIAIKIAPDMKSEEIRLVSDAFKQFEVDGVIATNTTISRVGVEGCQYADETGGLSGAPLTHVSTDVVKALYSELGDEIPIIGVGGIIDGASAADKIEAGAKLVQIYSGFVYHGPSLIREAAQAIASVKR, from the coding sequence ATGGCATATAAATTAGTTCGAAACCTCCTTTTTCAACTATCTCCAGAGGTGGCTCACGAAGCTTCTTTGGATTTGATTAGTGCCTCTGAGCGGATGGGGATTCTTAGACCCTTTATCAAGCCCCCCCAGATTGAACCGATTGAAGTAATGGGGGTGACATTTAATAACCCGGTAGGTTTGGCCGCGGGCCTGGATAAGAATGGCGATCATATTGACGGGTTGGCTGCTTTAGGGTTTGGCTCTATAGAAATTGGAACCGTGACCCCAAGACCACAACCGGGGAACCCAAAACCTCGGCTATTTCGCATTAAAGAGCGTGAAGCAATAATCAACCGAATGGGGTTTAACAATTTAGGGGTCGACTACCTAATAGAAAATGTAAAAAATGCCCGATACAAAGGTGTGTTAGGAATAAATGTAGGCAAAAATTTTGATACACCTGTTGAACAAGCGACAAATGACTATCTAATTGGAATTCGTAAAGTATACCCTTTTGCTACCTATATAACGGTCAATGTATCTTCACCAAATACACCAGGGCTTAGGGATCTTCAGTTTGGGGACTCCCTAAAACAGCTCCTTGAAGCCATTAAGGAAGAGCAACAAAAGCTGAGCATTGAACATGGCAAATTAGTGCCTATTGCGATCAAAATTGCGCCTGATATGAAAAGTGAAGAGATTCGATTGGTCTCCGATGCCTTCAAGCAGTTTGAAGTCGATGGTGTTATTGCAACCAACACCACGATCAGTCGTGTGGGGGTTGAAGGTTGTCAATATGCAGATGAGACAGGAGGATTAAGCGGCGCTCCGTTGACGCACGTGTCCACGGATGTAGTGAAAGCGCTTTATTCTGAACTCGGGGATGAAATACCTATTATAGGTGTTGGGGGAATCATTGATGGTGCATCTGCAGCGGACAAAATTGAAGCGGGTGCCAAATTAGTGCAAATTTATTCAGGGTTTGTATATCACGGGCCGTCATTGATTAGAGAGGCCGCCCAAGCTATTGCATCTGTAAAAAGGTGA
- the rmf gene encoding ribosome modulation factor produces the protein MRRQKRDVSDRAYKRGYHAGLSGKSKSQCPTETPTAKQQWMNGWRDGRIDNWDGMTGVSGIHKIPGITT, from the coding sequence ATGAGAAGACAAAAACGTGATGTTAGTGATCGTGCATACAAGCGCGGTTATCATGCAGGCCTAAGCGGTAAATCAAAATCTCAATGCCCTACAGAAACCCCTACAGCCAAACAGCAATGGATGAATGGATGGCGGGATGGTCGAATCGATAACTGGGACGGAATGACCGGAGTCTCAGGGATTCATAAAATACCAGGCATTACCACATAA
- the rlmKL gene encoding bifunctional 23S rRNA (guanine(2069)-N(7))-methyltransferase RlmK/23S rRNA (guanine(2445)-N(2))-methyltransferase RlmL, which yields MMNKLLPVFATCPKGLEYVLEKELDELLHRPAKVRPAGVAFEASLPEIYRFILWSRTANRVLLELAKSTVHTAEQLYDLVYSIDWQAHMGAENTLVVDFSGQSKNINNTAFGAVKVKDAIVDQFRDRVGERPSVTRDSPDIRVNVKLAKGSAVVALDLSGESLHRRGYRTEAGKAPIKENLGAALLQRCNWAELSQNGASIVDPMCGSATLLVEAAMIQCDKAPALDRAEFGFLKWRQHDDQTWKTLIDEAIERFECGLNRCIVRQADGCNRMLGFDADDSVIAVARNNIKRAGLEQVICVETQSLSALQGIAKAEASDSTSAYVPGLVLTNPPYGERLGELESLKGLYRSLGDKLKSEFEGWKAGIFTGNVDLGRRVGLRSYKQYKLFNGSLPSQLILIDVLPENYVKTDDSIESRVLLSRRRLVVANPERAAMFANRVKKNLRTIGKWAKKNKLECYRVYDADMPEFSLAVDIYRDWVHVQEYAAPASIDEKSAKERLSEALSVIPDVLQVPAEQVVIKQRRRQKGDSQYEKHDHESQRMVVDESGCKFYVNLIDYIDTGLFLDHRPVRNWIQQNASGKSFLNLFCYTAAATMHAIKGGASETVSVDMSNTYLKWGKENLALNGFSEQKHSFVQADCMRWLDVSSDKFDMIFLDPPTFSNSKRMDGVLDIQRDHVDMINKAMRLLRKGGVLIFSNNLRRFKLDEAALSGFKIVDISKSTIDKDFERNSRIHQCWRIEHKTLGLS from the coding sequence ATGATGAATAAACTACTACCTGTATTCGCTACCTGCCCGAAGGGGCTGGAATATGTGCTTGAAAAAGAGCTTGATGAACTGCTCCATAGGCCGGCAAAGGTAAGGCCAGCAGGTGTTGCTTTTGAAGCATCGCTGCCAGAAATTTATCGCTTTATTCTGTGGTCGCGCACCGCAAACAGGGTTCTTCTCGAGCTTGCGAAATCAACTGTGCACACCGCTGAGCAGCTGTATGACCTTGTATACAGTATTGACTGGCAAGCGCATATGGGGGCCGAGAATACGTTGGTCGTTGATTTCTCTGGTCAGTCAAAAAATATAAATAATACTGCTTTTGGCGCTGTAAAAGTAAAAGATGCGATTGTCGATCAGTTTCGGGATCGGGTTGGTGAGCGGCCGAGTGTTACACGAGACTCGCCCGATATTCGTGTCAACGTCAAGCTTGCGAAAGGTTCCGCTGTTGTTGCGTTAGATCTGTCTGGTGAAAGCTTGCACCGGCGTGGGTATCGAACTGAGGCGGGTAAAGCCCCGATTAAAGAGAACCTTGGAGCGGCTCTGCTGCAACGCTGTAACTGGGCAGAACTAAGTCAAAACGGCGCATCTATTGTAGACCCTATGTGTGGGTCTGCAACGCTGCTGGTTGAAGCAGCAATGATTCAGTGTGACAAGGCGCCTGCGCTTGACCGGGCGGAATTCGGCTTCTTGAAATGGCGTCAACATGATGATCAGACATGGAAGACGCTAATTGATGAGGCGATTGAGCGGTTTGAGTGCGGTTTGAATAGGTGCATTGTCCGGCAGGCAGATGGTTGTAACCGTATGCTAGGGTTTGATGCTGATGACTCTGTTATTGCTGTGGCGCGTAACAACATTAAGCGGGCAGGGCTTGAGCAAGTTATCTGTGTGGAGACGCAAAGCCTGTCAGCGTTACAGGGAATTGCGAAAGCAGAGGCATCGGATAGTACTAGTGCCTATGTTCCTGGGCTGGTGCTTACAAATCCTCCATATGGAGAGCGCCTTGGCGAGCTAGAGTCGCTAAAAGGGCTCTATCGTAGCCTTGGTGATAAATTAAAAAGTGAATTTGAAGGGTGGAAAGCGGGCATATTTACCGGGAATGTGGATCTGGGACGGCGGGTTGGGCTTAGAAGTTATAAGCAATACAAACTGTTTAATGGCAGCCTGCCAAGTCAGCTAATCTTAATTGATGTATTGCCCGAGAATTATGTAAAAACGGATGACAGTATTGAGTCCCGGGTTTTGCTTAGTCGCCGTCGATTGGTTGTTGCAAACCCAGAGCGAGCTGCGATGTTTGCGAATCGGGTCAAGAAAAACCTTAGAACTATCGGGAAGTGGGCTAAAAAGAATAAGCTTGAGTGTTATCGTGTTTATGATGCTGATATGCCTGAGTTTTCGTTGGCGGTTGATATCTATCGAGACTGGGTTCATGTTCAGGAGTATGCGGCCCCAGCGTCTATTGATGAGAAATCCGCCAAAGAGCGCTTGAGCGAGGCGTTGAGTGTTATACCGGATGTCTTGCAAGTTCCCGCCGAGCAAGTGGTAATTAAGCAGCGGCGCCGACAAAAGGGGGATTCCCAGTATGAAAAACATGACCATGAATCCCAGCGCATGGTTGTCGATGAGTCAGGATGTAAGTTTTATGTAAACTTAATTGATTATATTGATACGGGTTTATTCCTTGATCACCGGCCTGTCAGAAACTGGATTCAGCAAAATGCTTCAGGTAAAAGCTTCCTTAATCTCTTCTGTTACACTGCTGCTGCAACCATGCATGCCATTAAAGGTGGGGCAAGTGAAACGGTTAGTGTTGATATGTCGAATACCTATCTCAAGTGGGGGAAGGAAAACCTGGCATTGAATGGCTTTTCTGAGCAGAAGCATTCGTTTGTTCAGGCAGACTGTATGCGCTGGTTAGATGTGTCTAGCGATAAGTTTGATATGATTTTTCTCGACCCGCCAACATTTTCCAATTCCAAAAGAATGGATGGGGTATTGGATATACAGCGCGACCATGTAGATATGATTAATAAAGCGATGAGGTTGCTTAGAAAAGGTGGTGTGCTGATATTTTCTAATAATCTAAGGCGCTTTAAATTAGATGAAGCAGCACTGTCCGGTTTTAAAATAGTAGATATATCAAAGTCTACAATAGATAAGGATTTCGAAAGAAATAGCAGAATCCATCAGTGCTGGCGCATTGAGCATAAAACGCTCGGGCTCAGTTGA
- the tnpA gene encoding IS200/IS605 family transposase gives MKENKPYRTGRNCVFMLHAHLVFVTKYRHVVFNSAHLETLHELFLVVCKEFDVELAEFNGEGDHVHLLVNFPPKVCLSKLVNSLKGVSSRKLKLHHPELIKSAYMKNALWSPSYFAGSVGGAPISVVRQYIEQQNRPH, from the coding sequence ATGAAAGAAAACAAGCCTTATCGAACAGGTAGAAACTGTGTTTTTATGCTCCATGCACACTTGGTCTTCGTGACCAAGTATCGGCATGTTGTCTTTAATTCCGCTCATTTAGAAACGCTGCATGAACTGTTTTTAGTCGTATGCAAAGAGTTCGATGTTGAGCTGGCAGAGTTCAATGGTGAAGGAGACCATGTTCACTTGTTAGTGAACTTCCCGCCCAAAGTCTGCTTATCAAAATTGGTTAATAGCTTGAAGGGGGTATCCAGTAGGAAATTGAAATTGCATCACCCCGAGCTAATAAAATCAGCCTACATGAAAAATGCTCTTTGGAGTCCCAGCTACTTTGCGGGAAGTGTCGGTGGTGCACCTATCAGTGTGGTTAGGCAATACATCGAGCAACAAAACAGACCCCATTAA
- a CDS encoding RNA-guided endonuclease InsQ/TnpB family protein has product MKKTKTLRVRVRDNHAYLLGQMARQVNYVWNFLNELSLRSVKERGVFMSAYDLQKYTDGAGKLLGLHSHTVQEIGKEYVTRRKQFKKAKLNWRKSGGVRRSLGWIPIKTGASKWKNGQVFHNGHHFKIWDSYDLSKYKFRSASFSEDARGRWYFNVVVDVEAEQSTGTQAVGIDLGCKEAATSSHGDKLLGRNYRTLEAKLGLAQRARNKKRVKAIHAKIVNRRKDGIHKYTSKLVQENAAVFVGNVSSKGLAKTKLAKSVLDAGWGMMKTILEYKCDHAGIVFDEVNEAYTTQACSCCAVIPDSSPKGRTGLGIREWTCSACNTTHDRDINAAKNILAVGLHRLAEGKVATTL; this is encoded by the coding sequence ATGAAAAAGACAAAGACACTCCGAGTTCGTGTAAGAGATAACCACGCATACTTGCTAGGCCAAATGGCTCGGCAAGTTAACTATGTGTGGAATTTTCTCAACGAACTAAGCCTCCGCTCGGTCAAAGAGCGTGGTGTCTTTATGTCAGCCTATGACTTGCAGAAGTACACCGATGGCGCTGGCAAGCTGTTAGGCTTGCACAGCCACACGGTTCAAGAGATTGGCAAAGAATACGTTACCCGTCGTAAGCAATTCAAAAAGGCCAAGCTGAACTGGCGCAAGTCTGGTGGTGTTCGCCGCTCACTCGGCTGGATACCGATCAAGACGGGCGCGTCTAAATGGAAAAACGGCCAAGTATTCCACAACGGCCACCACTTCAAGATTTGGGACAGCTACGACCTGTCGAAATACAAGTTCCGTTCGGCCAGTTTCAGCGAAGACGCTCGTGGACGCTGGTACTTCAATGTCGTAGTCGATGTTGAAGCGGAGCAATCAACAGGCACACAAGCTGTTGGTATCGACTTGGGCTGTAAAGAAGCGGCTACGTCTTCCCACGGCGACAAGCTGCTTGGTCGTAACTATCGCACCCTTGAAGCGAAGCTGGGTCTAGCTCAACGCGCTCGTAACAAAAAGCGGGTGAAGGCGATCCACGCCAAAATAGTAAACCGCCGTAAAGATGGTATTCATAAGTACACCTCGAAACTTGTACAAGAGAATGCAGCCGTCTTTGTCGGGAATGTATCAAGTAAGGGTCTCGCTAAGACAAAATTAGCCAAGTCAGTGCTAGATGCTGGCTGGGGCATGATGAAAACAATACTGGAATACAAGTGCGATCACGCAGGTATTGTTTTTGATGAAGTTAACGAGGCATATACAACCCAAGCCTGTTCGTGCTGCGCGGTCATACCCGACAGCAGTCCGAAAGGTAGGACAGGACTTGGAATAAGAGAATGGACTTGTAGTGCTTGTAACACTACGCATGATCGAGATATTAATGCAGCCAAGAACATTCTTGCGGTGGGGCTACACCGTCTTGCGGAAGGAAAGGTAGCGACTACTCTGTAG